A segment of the Parasphingopyxis algicola genome:
TGCTGCTCCTGCACCGTCGCCAATACCGCCTGCGCGTCGCCCGCGAGCAGCTGGCCGAACAGGGTGCGCACCGCGCCGCGATCGGACAGCCCGATCATCTCGCGGACCTGCGCGGCGGTCACGCCTTCGGGGCCATGGGCAATCGCCTGGTCGAGGATCGAGAGCCCGTCACGCACCGAACCCTCGGCCGCGCGCGCGATCAGCGCCAGCGCCTCGTCTTCGGCCTCGGCACCCTCCTCTCCGACGATCCAGCGAAAATGCTCGGCCAGCCGATCGGCCGGGATGCGCCGGAGATCGAAGCGCTGGCAGCGCGAAAGCACCGTCACCGGCACCTTGTTGACCTCGGTCGTCGCGAAGAGGAACTTCACATGCGGCGGCGGCTCCTCGAGCGTCTTCAGGAGCGCGTTGAATGCGTTCTTAGACAGCATATGGACTTCGTCGATGATATAGACCTTGTAGCGTGCCGAGACCGCCGCATAGCGCACCGCCTCGATAATCTCGCGCACATCGTCGACGCCGGTATGCGAGGCAGCGTCCATTTCGACGACATCGATATGCCGCCCCTCGGCGATCGCGACACACGGTTCGCACTGGCCGCACGGATCGATCGTCGGCCCACCCTCGCCATCGGGGCCGATACAGTTGAGCGCCTTGGCGATCAGCCGCGCGGTCGAGGTCTTGCCGACCCCGCGGACACCGGTGAGCAGAAAGGCATGGGCCAGCCGGTCGCGCTTGATCGCGTTGCCGAGCGTCTGGACCATCGCGTCCTGCCCGATTAACGCATCGAAGCTCTGCGGGCGATATTTGCGGGCCAGCACGCGATAGGGCTGCGCACCTTCGGGCGGCGCGGGCTGGGCCGGCTCGTCTAGGCCGAGGCCCGGGCCGGAATCGGCGGCGGGCTCCATCGTCTCCTGGGAATCGGACATGAGCAGAGACTAGACCCTGCGGCGCGTCATGTCGAAAGGGTTATGCGCGGAATTTTCGGTTAACCGTGTGGAAGTTTGGTTCTCGGACTCTTTTTCGTCAGACCTTCGCTACGCTCAGGCGCGCCACCGGCCCGCTCCCCCTCCCGGCCTCCCAATAAGTGTACCCTGTGGGAGGCCG
Coding sequences within it:
- a CDS encoding DNA polymerase III subunit gamma/tau, whose translation is MEPAADSGPGLGLDEPAQPAPPEGAQPYRVLARKYRPQSFDALIGQDAMVQTLGNAIKRDRLAHAFLLTGVRGVGKTSTARLIAKALNCIGPDGEGGPTIDPCGQCEPCVAIAEGRHIDVVEMDAASHTGVDDVREIIEAVRYAAVSARYKVYIIDEVHMLSKNAFNALLKTLEEPPPHVKFLFATTEVNKVPVTVLSRCQRFDLRRIPADRLAEHFRWIVGEEGAEAEDEALALIARAAEGSVRDGLSILDQAIAHGPEGVTAAQVREMIGLSDRGAVRTLFGQLLAGDAQAVLATVQEQHDLGTDPASLFRGLLETAHGIVRAKVGGADDPALSAEEREAFSDWASRLGFAALHRIWQLLLKGLHEVETAPMPIEAAEMALLRIVHAAGLPDPGELARKFESGALAAAAAPAQAPSGPGGGVQGSFPADYAALVRMVAESRHDDASWKTAQYLERDARLVCYDPPRLVIRPTRPRDEEFFRDLGRLLREETGQAWTIETSDEAGEPSLLEQEQAAASAEREAVLQSPMVKAAFEAFPDAELIDYKLAPGGRG